The genomic window GAGCATGGTACGTATCTTGATAATCTTGTCCTGGCAGACCAGACGTTCTGTGCTCTTTTACAGGCCCTCAAGCACGGCGGCGGCGATTCTCATACCATTTTGATTGTCTCTTCGGACCATTCCTGGCGTGTTGGGATGTGGAAGATGAACAACACGACGTGGACGAAGGAGGAAGAGCGGGCCAGCGGCGGAAAGTTTGACCCTCGTCCTGTATTGATGGTGCATTTCCCGGACGAGACCACCGGAGAAACAATTGCTCAACCGTTTGCAGAAATCAAAACACGGCAACTGATTGATGCCATGTTGCAGGGCCAATTGCATTCACCGCAGGACCTGGACCGCTGGCTTGCCACCAAATAATGCAGGCGCCCCGTGAGGCGCCTGCATCTTCCAGTCTTGCAGCATCCCTCCCCCCAGTGAAGCTGCATGACTGAAACCTGCTTTACATGGGCAATCCGTTATATGCATCCACGTAGGGCTTTAACTGGTCGAGCACGACTTCAATGGGTACGGCCTGTCCCTGCTCTACCTTCAGGCGTGGGTCCTCTACGATTGGCACCAGTACCAGCCTGTCCTCCACACGTCGGCCCACAAAGTACATATTGAAGGCCGGGATGCGAACAACAAACTCATTCTCATTGTGACGGTTGCCTGCAAGGCGTTTCACAATGTCTGCATTGCCAAAGCTGGAGGGCGTGTAACCGGATTCGTTATGGACAATGGTTACGCCTGTCTTCACCTGACCATCTACCGTAACGGGGTACATGGTTTCGGTGCTCTGCGTCAGCAACGTATTCGGGTCCTGGCCGGCCTGATAGCTTTTCAATCTGTCCAGACCAATGTTGTAGACCTGCAGAGGCGGGGCCAGCTGCGCACGCCGGACCTGGTCCAGTGAGTCAAAGCCCAGGCTTTTGTAGTTTTGTTCGTTGACAAGCTTCTGTAACACGCCGATGGCGTCCTGTGCTGCCTGCTGCGGCTGCTGCGCCGGAGGCTTAGGCTGACTGGGGTGCTTAGAGCAACCTGCCATGAAAAGAACACCCAGGGCAAAAATTCCCAGATACCGCATGTTATTGCCCTCCCGTGTAGGTGATGTTGTAGAAATCGTTCCAGTGGGTGTGGTCCCAGCCCGTGCCACCCACATATTTGTCATAGGTATAGACTTCCTGCACGCCACCTGTAGGGGGCCATGGATTGTTCACGCTCACATAATTTGTGCCGTCTATCGTTACATATCCAGTGGCCACCATCATGTGCCCACCTCCGCCATTCCAGTGCCAGGAGAAGGCAAAGGGCTTCTTGGAGCAATAAATCTGGCTTTGGATCTGCGCCCAGCTCAAGGGTGCATCCGAAGTACTATCTGCTTTGAAGCTGTATTTGTCATATTCCGGCCAACCGCCATTGACACAAGCCGAGGGTACAGGAGAATTGCAGCAGTCGCTGCGTCCGAACTCCTTGTTCGCCTCATCACACTGCTGGATGTTCGAAGCCGGATGAATGTAGTTCATTGTCATTTGTCCGCTCGCCGCCCAGCACCACATATTGGTCTGCTGTCCATTGAGCGTCACTGGTACGGAACCAATGTTGCCCGGGTTGCAGCATCCCGCCAAAGAAGCAGACAACGCAAAAATGCACGCCGTCTGCACCGCTTTCCACATGGAACGCCTCCTCGCGCCGGCCCTCCTTCAGGACTTGCGGGCCATTTGCTATGCAGGGTAGTGCGTTGCAATGCAAGGGCGTTTCATCAGAAGTGCGTCATTTCACGCAAAACACGCTAGTATTTGGAAAAACAATGCCTTTCTTGCGAACAACGCGCCGTTTTTTCCGTCAACGCCGACTGGGCAGGCGGGCCATTTTTGTCCAACCGGACCGTAACCTGAGAGAGCGCACGCAGTCCTTTTGTGAAGCATCGACGGCCATGGCCCGCAGGCGTCATCTTGTGGCCCTGTTTTCGTATATCTGGCACCGGCCCAACGAACGGGGATTCGCCTTTGTTTTGCTGCGCTGGATCCGTCTACTGGAACAAAACAAAGAGCTTCGGCTCAAGTTTGAAAGCGCCTGGAAGGTCTTTCTTGCAGAGCATGACACAGTGCCGCTTCTCTCAGACACAGGGCTTTCCTTCCATCCTGCCCTCATCCCCGAAGTTTTTCGGCGGTTTTTTCAGAGATTGTTGCCCTCCGCGCGTGAAGACGAGGACATCGGCCGTTTATTCACGGCGATTTTTTCATCGCCCCATGCGGTCCGACGCTTTCTGGATTTGGACGGAACAACTTTCCGTCGTCTGATCCGTTTGTTATGGCCAAAGCACGGACTTGCTGCGTTGCCCCGCTTACGCGAAGACTTGTGCCAGTCATTGATTCTGCTGGCTACACGCGTAGCCGGACGAGGTGCTTCCGCTGCGCTCCGCCGACGAAGCACAACTGCACGGGTCGAGGACTCGCCCTTTTACAAACTTATCTTCGCCACGGAGACCTTTGTCCAGTCTGTTGAAAAAGACCCTCACAGCGCGTTGCAGCAGCTTCTGGAGGCAGTGCAGGCGTGTCGCGCTGAGATGCGTCAGATTCACGCTCACATGGAGGAAGCAGGAGTCAGCACGTCCCTGGTCTTTGACCTCAACAGTATGGACGCGTCGCTCGATCGTATGCAGCAGATTGCCGCTGCGTTTGTGTCGAATATCAAACAGGACCTGCGTCCTGTGCGTCAGTTGCTTACTGCTCTGATTGAAGGACGGCTGGAAGACACGCGCATTCTGCCGTTGATCCGTCAGAATGTGAATCTGCTTGCACGTAAGACCGTCGAAAGGACAGGACACAGCGGCGAGCACTATATCGCAAACAATCGTGAAGAATATTGGCAGATGTGGCTGGCTGCCGCCGGAGGAGGTCTGCTCACGGTCTTTACAGCGGCCCTCAAGCTGCGCATCATGGAGAGCCCGCACTCGCTTTTTGTAGAAGGATTTCTGATTGGCACAGACTACGCCATCAGTTTTCTGTTGATGCACACACTCGGTCTTGCGCTTGCCACCAAACAGCCCTCCATGACCGCTGCGGCCTTTGCTGGAATCGTACGTGAAAACCGAGGCGTTTCTCGCTGGAGCAAGATTGCAGAGTTTGCAGCGCGGATCTGTCGGACGCAGCTTGCCGCGGCCTTTGGCAATGTGCTCGCAGTCTGCCTGGGGGCGGTGGCTTTTGAGCAGTTATGGGTGCGCATTTTTTCGGCGCCTTATCTGCCGCAAAAAACTGCGGCCTATGTGTATGAATCGTTGCATCCGCTGACTTCCGGTACGGCCATCTACGCTGCTGTTACTGGAGTGATTTTGTGGCTTGCCGCAGTCATTGGCGGTTGGTGCGAAAACTTTGCCGTATACAATCGCATACCCCAGGCAATTGCCCAACATCCGCTGGGCACAAAAATTGGTGCACGCCGGATGCAGCGCCTCGCAAACTGGTTTGAGAACAATATTTCTGGCTGGAGCACAAACATCACGCTCGGCTATATGCTGGGTTTTACGCCAGCGATTGCGCACTTTTTCGGCGTCCCGCTTGATGTGCGCCACGTAACGCTGAGTACTGGAATGATGGCCCTCGCTGCTGCGCGTTTTGGGCTGAGCACGCTTGGTCATCACTGGTTTTACATGGCAATCGCCGGTTTGGGGATTACCTTTTTTCTGAATCTCGGCGTCAGTTTTTTAATTGCTGCCAATACGGGACTGCGTGCCTACAATGTTCCCCATCATGAGCGGATGCAGATCCTCAAATACCTCGTCAGTCAGATATTCCGCTCTCCGATACGGTTTGTATTGCCCATGTATGGAAAGGAAGTGGGTCCTCTGTCAGACAAAAACTCCGGAGTTGCGGCGGAGCGCCCGTATCACGATGCCGAATCATGGCGCACGTAGGTTATTGAGAGATGTCCTGCCCTGGAGCATCCCATCAGGAAAGTGGTTGGGGCGTCTGGACTGTAACTGCATGTTAAAAAATTTCATTGACATCAACGAGACAAAACAATGATCTTCATCGACTCCAATATCTTCTAAGCTTGATGTCAGGAGGAGGGCCCATTGCGAATCAGCGCTACGTCAGCCGTCTATCCGCCGCACTATTACACACAGCGGCAGGTCGTAGAGGCACTGCTGGAGTTCTGGGGTAGCAATCCGGAAAAGGCCCAGGTCCTGGAGCGTCTCCACGCGCGAACGGGTGTGGAGGGGAGATACTTTTCGTGCAGGCTGGAGGAGTATCGCGCGCTAGACACATGGGGAAAAGCCAACGATATCTGGATCAAAGTTGCTGAGCAGCTTGGGGAAAGGGCGATTGATTGTGCGTTACAATCAGCCGGACTCGCCCGCGACCAGATAAACGCAATCTTTTTTGTGTCTGTTACCGGCGTTGCCAGTCCATCCATCGATGCTTTGTTGGTAAATCGTCTTGGACTTTCGGCTCATATCAAGCGAAATCCTATGTTTGGACTTGGTTGTGTCGCCGGAGCGGCCGGCTTGGCGCGTGCTGCTGACTATGTGCGCGCTTATCCGGATCAGATTGCTTTGCTGCTCTCGGTAGAGCTGTGCTCGCTTACATGGCAGCGTGATGATCTTTCCGTAGCAAACCTGATTTCCTCCGGTCTGTTTGGCGACGGCGCAGCGGCTGTGCTGATTGCAGGCGAAAAGACAGGGCTGAAGGGGCCGCGCATTCTGGGGAACCATCAGGTCTTTTACCCGAATACGAAGGACGTGATGGGCTGGAGAATTTCTGAGAAGGGCTTCACAATTGTGCTTTCCCCAGATGTGCCAAGGGTTGTTGAGGAGAACCTTGGCCGCGATGTAGACGCCTTTCTGATGGCCCAGGGGATGACGCGCAAGGACATTGGGAGGTGGATCATGCACACCGGAGGGCCAAAAATTCTGGAGGCCACGGCCAGGTCTCTGGGGCTGAAAGACAGTGATCTTGCTGTTTCCTGGGAGATGCTGCGCCGTGTGGGAAATCTTTCCTCTGCTTCGGTCCTGGTGGTACTGGATGAAGTGATGAAAAAACATCGTCCGCAGCCAGGCACCACGAGTGTTCTGGCCGCCATGGGGCCAGGTTTTTGCGCAGAGATGCTGCTTCTGGAGTGGTAGGAAGAAAACCGGAGCGCCGGGCATCTGACGCTCCGGAAATCAACAGGAACACACTTTACTGGAACTGCTTGATTGCGTCCCACACATAGACGCCAATTATGGTTGCGGACAAGATACAGGTTGCGCCTGTTGCCAGGCGGACAAGAGGTTGAAGTCGGTTTACCTTCTGCACAATCTCACTCTGTTGCTGCTCTTCATGGCTTCCTGCCGGATCGAGAAAGAGCTGGTCTTCCTCATAACGGGTGAGTGTTCCACGATAAGCGAGAAGGACCAGAAGGAAGGCTGTGACGACGGCCCAGACGATCCACAGAACAAGCATGATGCTCATGGAGCACCTCAAGGGTTCGAATTAGAGCCGGTCCCAGGTACGAGCGGGCCGAACGGATGGCCCGGGGGTAAGTGAGGCCGTTCGCAGACATATTAGTCCCAAACGCCTCAAAATGAATAGTGTCTTTTTGTTGAGAATGAAGCTGGATTGGCAACCTCTTGCTATGCAAGCGATTCCATATAGCTGTATCGCTTGACGGAGGGCCATTCAGCATGATTTCGTCCCGGAAATTTCGTTCCGTCCAGTGGGTTGCTACTCTGCTGGCCAGCGTTGCCCTCATCTGGTTGGCCGGCTGCACGTCAAGGCCCCACTCGGATGAACAGCTACAGCAGCAGGCAGCCAAAACTACGGAACAGGTAAAGGCCGGAGCCAAGCAGGCGGCTGAGGATGCCAAGGTCGCAGCGGCCAACGCCGAACGCAAGATCAACGATGTTGCTCAGGGGGTAAAAGAGGGATGGAAGAGCGGCTCCCCGGCCCGGGTCAATATCAACACAGCTTCCCAGCAGACCCTGGAAACCCTGCCCGGAATTACGCGGTCCCGGGCAGCACGCATCATTCAGGGACGACCCTATGCGGACCGGCAGGACCTGGTCAGTAAAGGGATCCTCACGCAGCAGCAACTGGACCGGATCTCAGAAAAAATCACCACAGAATAGCAGAGAAAGATGATTTTCCCACCCGATTGAGCAACAGAGAGGTTGAATCCAGCGCGGTCTCCCTTTCATCCAATAAACCGAGTTTGTGCGTTAAACTGATAGAAGCAGCTTTCTCAAGGAGAACCGCATGGCAACGACAACGGTAACCCCCGAAACCACGGAAGTGAAAAAAACGCCGATTACGCTTACCAGTAAGGCAGTGGAAAAGGTCCGTGAAATTATGGCAACGCAGGACCCTCTTCCGGCAGGGCTGCGCATCGGTGTAGTGGGTGGCGGATGTTCCGGTTTCCAGTATTCGATGTCATTTGAGAATCAATCTGGCATGATGGACAAGGTCTTCAACTTTGATGGCTTGAAGGTCTTCGTGGATGCGACCTCGCTGATGTATCTGAATGGCTGCACAGTGGATTACGTCGAGACCCTGGAAGCGGCTGGCTTCAAGTTTGACAATCCTAACACCAAGAGCACCTGCGGTTGCGGATCTTCTTTCAGCGTATAAGCTATCGGCTGGCGGGGTAGGACAGGGTCTGAAGAGAAAGGCGTGGTCATCCACGCCTTTTCTATTTGAGCGAACTCCCGATGGGTCCTCTGGAAACCTGCTGCACCTCTCTGGAATAGGTAATGTAGCCGGTCCCTACACGCATATGGTGATGCAGGGAGTCGGGTACGGTGACGGCAACGCAAATCCCTAAGACGGCGTGTGCCATGCCCAGCGTATAGAGATTGCGATAGCGCAGATAAAGCGGACAGGCAATCAGTCCCCAGAGCAATGTAAGTACGGTCAGGACTGGATTTGGCAGATGTGCGATGGCAAACAGACCAGAGCTGAGGCCTATGGCAATTGCACGATTACGGAAAAGATGCAGCAGACGCAGCAGAAAATAGACCTGCAAAATGAATTCCTGAAGCAATGACCACAAAGCATACCCGCCGATACGCACAGCCAGCGGCGCTTTTTTGCCAAAAAGAGGATGGAATGTTCCGACGCGCATTGCGATGAGGACGGCAATGCCGCAAAGGGTAGCGGCAGCGAACAGGACCCAAAGAGAAGGCAGCAGGCCGCTGAACGTCAGGCCCATCGCAGAAGGTTTTTCGCCCCGGAGAAACGTAATGAGAAGGACCCAGGCAAAGGCAATCCAGAACAGGATTTGCTGCGCAGGCATTGGGGTCCAGAGGACGGCAAGAATCAGGGCATAGGCGGAGACAATCTCAAAGGAATCGCGCAACTGCGGCCGGGGATTCATAAGGCCCGTTCTGCAAGCAGTACCGGTATGTTGTCTTCTATTGGATACTTGCGGCCGCAATTACGGCAAAGAACAGCATTTTCATCCCATGCAAGGCTGCCGTGGCATACCGGACAGACAAGCTGGGAGAGAATTTCCGGCGAAAGAACAGGTGCTGGCATAAGAACAGTGTACGCATCCTTTACCATGAACATGAGATGACTACTCCACGCATTCTTGATGGAAACGCGATTGCCACGCAGATTAAAGCGGAGGTAGCTGCAGAGGTCCGGCAGCTGTCCGGGCAGGGAGTGCGCCCTGGCCTGGCGGCGGTGCTGGTTGGGCATGTGCCGGCTTCAGAGATTTACGTGCGCAACAAGGTCCGCACCAGTGAGCAGCTGGGACTGTATTCAGACCTGATTACTCCCCCGGACACGGTAACGACCGAAGAGATGCTGGACCTTATCGCCGCGCTGAATGCGCGCGAGGACATCGACGGCATCCTCATTCAACTTCCGCTACCCAAACAGGTGGACGCGAAACGGCTTCTGGAAGCTGTTGCACCTGAGAAAGACGTGGATGGATTTCATCCGGTGAATGTGGGTCGCCTGCAGACCGGACAACCAGCACTGTCCCCCTGCACCCCGGCTGGAATGATCGAAATCCTCAAGCGCAGCCATCTGCCGATTGCAGGCCAGAATGCTGTCGTCCTTGGCCGCAGTGATATTGTTGGCAAGCCCATTTCCATCCTGCTCTTGCAGGAAAACGCAACCGTGACCATCTGCCACAGCAAGACGCGCGACCTTGCGAGCTTTACCCGGAAGGCAGACATTCTTGTGGCTGCCATCGGGCGTCCCGGGTATGTAACGCCGGACATGGTCAAGCCCGGCGCGACGATTCTGGATGTGGGCATCAACCGCATTACTACACGCGAGGAGTTCGATCAGTATTTCGCTGGAGACAAGAAGCGCGAAGAAGCCTTTCTGCTAAAGGGTTCTACGATTGTCGGGGATGTGCATCCGGCGGCTTTTCGACATGCCGGTGCCTATACGCCTGTGCCGGGTGGGGTTGGTCCACTGACCATCGCCATGCTGATGTCAAATACTGTGCGCGCGGCCAAGCTGCGGCGTGGACTCTGATGCTTCGTGTAGGACTCACCGGCGGCCTAGGCAGTGGAAAGAGCACTGTGGCCCGAATGTTTGCTGAGCGGGGAGTTTTTGTCACTTCTGCTGATGAAGTCGGCCGCAGGCTTATGCAGCCAGGAGAAGCGGTCTATCAGAAAATTCTTGAGTGCTTTGGCCCTGAGGTATTACTGCCCGGAGGAGAACTGGACCGCAGGAAGCTGGCGACCCTGGCTTTTCAGCAGGGCAGGCTCGATGAACTGAACAGAATTGTTCATCCGGCCGTGATTGCTGACCAGGAAAAGTGGATGGAGGCAATTTTTGTCCACAACCCGGGTGCGATTGCCATGGTCGAGTCGGCGCTGGTTTTTGAGGCCGGTGCTTCCGGCAGCGTCCCGGGTTGGCACAAGCGCTTTGACCGCATCGTTCTCGTCACGGCCCCGGACGAATTCAAGGTCCGGCGCTTTGTAGAGCGTGTGGCGGCGGACAAGAGCGAAATCGAGCGGCAGCAAATCGAAGCGGACGCAAAAGCAAGACTACGGGCGCAGATGCCGGATGACCAGAAACTCTCCTGGTCCGATTATGTGATTGACAACAGCGGACCATTGGAAAACACTGCGCAGCAGGTAGAAAAGGTACTGGCCCAGCTTCGCAACCATGCAAATTATTAAAATGGAAGGTGATGCTTTCTACGTGCCTGCGTCGATGGGAGCAGGCAGGATTGGACAATGATTGCCATGATCTTTCGCAGAATTGTTTTGGTGCTTTTGCTGGTGGGCGGTTTTTGGTATGTAGTCAACCACAACCACCCAGCAAGCCTGCAAACCGGCAGCGGTTTTGGTGACCTGCATCTGACCGAGGCCCATGCTGCCCCGGAGTATGACGCCGAAGAGCTGAACAATATCGCCGTCTATAAGAAAGTGCTGCCTTCGGTGGTGAACATCACTGCCACATCGCAGGCCTTCAACTTTTTCTACGGAATCGTACCGCAACAGGGACAGGGGTCCGGTTTCATCCTCACGGCCGACGGCAAAATCCTCACCAATTTTCACGTAATTTCCAACGGCAATTCTCGTGTCAGCCGCGGCACGGTCGTGGATGTAACGACCTACGACAAACA from Pseudacidobacterium ailaaui includes these protein-coding regions:
- a CDS encoding ComEA family DNA-binding protein: MISSRKFRSVQWVATLLASVALIWLAGCTSRPHSDEQLQQQAAKTTEQVKAGAKQAAEDAKVAAANAERKINDVAQGVKEGWKSGSPARVNINTASQQTLETLPGITRSRAARIIQGRPYADRQDLVSKGILTQQQLDRISEKITTE
- a CDS encoding bifunctional 5,10-methylenetetrahydrofolate dehydrogenase/5,10-methenyltetrahydrofolate cyclohydrolase gives rise to the protein MTTPRILDGNAIATQIKAEVAAEVRQLSGQGVRPGLAAVLVGHVPASEIYVRNKVRTSEQLGLYSDLITPPDTVTTEEMLDLIAALNAREDIDGILIQLPLPKQVDAKRLLEAVAPEKDVDGFHPVNVGRLQTGQPALSPCTPAGMIEILKRSHLPIAGQNAVVLGRSDIVGKPISILLLQENATVTICHSKTRDLASFTRKADILVAAIGRPGYVTPDMVKPGATILDVGINRITTREEFDQYFAGDKKREEAFLLKGSTIVGDVHPAAFRHAGAYTPVPGGVGPLTIAMLMSNTVRAAKLRRGL
- the coaE gene encoding dephospho-CoA kinase (Dephospho-CoA kinase (CoaE) performs the final step in coenzyme A biosynthesis.); protein product: MLRVGLTGGLGSGKSTVARMFAERGVFVTSADEVGRRLMQPGEAVYQKILECFGPEVLLPGGELDRRKLATLAFQQGRLDELNRIVHPAVIADQEKWMEAIFVHNPGAIAMVESALVFEAGASGSVPGWHKRFDRIVLVTAPDEFKVRRFVERVAADKSEIERQQIEADAKARLRAQMPDDQKLSWSDYVIDNSGPLENTAQQVEKVLAQLRNHANY
- a CDS encoding Trm112 family protein — its product is MFMVKDAYTVLMPAPVLSPEILSQLVCPVCHGSLAWDENAVLCRNCGRKYPIEDNIPVLLAERAL
- a CDS encoding CPBP family glutamic-type intramembrane protease → MNPRPQLRDSFEIVSAYALILAVLWTPMPAQQILFWIAFAWVLLITFLRGEKPSAMGLTFSGLLPSLWVLFAAATLCGIAVLIAMRVGTFHPLFGKKAPLAVRIGGYALWSLLQEFILQVYFLLRLLHLFRNRAIAIGLSSGLFAIAHLPNPVLTVLTLLWGLIACPLYLRYRNLYTLGMAHAVLGICVAVTVPDSLHHHMRVGTGYITYSREVQQVSRGPIGSSLK
- a CDS encoding HesB/IscA family protein produces the protein MATTTVTPETTEVKKTPITLTSKAVEKVREIMATQDPLPAGLRIGVVGGGCSGFQYSMSFENQSGMMDKVFNFDGLKVFVDATSLMYLNGCTVDYVETLEAAGFKFDNPNTKSTCGCGSSFSV
- a CDS encoding site-specific recombinase, producing MRTTRRFFRQRRLGRRAIFVQPDRNLRERTQSFCEASTAMARRRHLVALFSYIWHRPNERGFAFVLLRWIRLLEQNKELRLKFESAWKVFLAEHDTVPLLSDTGLSFHPALIPEVFRRFFQRLLPSAREDEDIGRLFTAIFSSPHAVRRFLDLDGTTFRRLIRLLWPKHGLAALPRLREDLCQSLILLATRVAGRGASAALRRRSTTARVEDSPFYKLIFATETFVQSVEKDPHSALQQLLEAVQACRAEMRQIHAHMEEAGVSTSLVFDLNSMDASLDRMQQIAAAFVSNIKQDLRPVRQLLTALIEGRLEDTRILPLIRQNVNLLARKTVERTGHSGEHYIANNREEYWQMWLAAAGGGLLTVFTAALKLRIMESPHSLFVEGFLIGTDYAISFLLMHTLGLALATKQPSMTAAAFAGIVRENRGVSRWSKIAEFAARICRTQLAAAFGNVLAVCLGAVAFEQLWVRIFSAPYLPQKTAAYVYESLHPLTSGTAIYAAVTGVILWLAAVIGGWCENFAVYNRIPQAIAQHPLGTKIGARRMQRLANWFENNISGWSTNITLGYMLGFTPAIAHFFGVPLDVRHVTLSTGMMALAAARFGLSTLGHHWFYMAIAGLGITFFLNLGVSFLIAANTGLRAYNVPHHERMQILKYLVSQIFRSPIRFVLPMYGKEVGPLSDKNSGVAAERPYHDAESWRT
- a CDS encoding type III polyketide synthase, coding for MRISATSAVYPPHYYTQRQVVEALLEFWGSNPEKAQVLERLHARTGVEGRYFSCRLEEYRALDTWGKANDIWIKVAEQLGERAIDCALQSAGLARDQINAIFFVSVTGVASPSIDALLVNRLGLSAHIKRNPMFGLGCVAGAAGLARAADYVRAYPDQIALLLSVELCSLTWQRDDLSVANLISSGLFGDGAAAVLIAGEKTGLKGPRILGNHQVFYPNTKDVMGWRISEKGFTIVLSPDVPRVVEENLGRDVDAFLMAQGMTRKDIGRWIMHTGGPKILEATARSLGLKDSDLAVSWEMLRRVGNLSSASVLVVLDEVMKKHRPQPGTTSVLAAMGPGFCAEMLLLEW
- a CDS encoding papain-like cysteine protease family protein, which translates into the protein MWKAVQTACIFALSASLAGCCNPGNIGSVPVTLNGQQTNMWCWAASGQMTMNYIHPASNIQQCDEANKEFGRSDCCNSPVPSACVNGGWPEYDKYSFKADSTSDAPLSWAQIQSQIYCSKKPFAFSWHWNGGGGHMMVATGYVTIDGTNYVSVNNPWPPTGGVQEVYTYDKYVGGTGWDHTHWNDFYNITYTGGQ